A genomic stretch from Doryrhamphus excisus isolate RoL2022-K1 chromosome 23, RoL_Dexc_1.0, whole genome shotgun sequence includes:
- the mif gene encoding macrophage migration inhibitory factor, whose protein sequence is MPMFVVNTNVAKCEVPATLLTEATDQLAKAMGKPAQYIAVHINPDQMMMFGGKGDPCALCSIHSIGKISPSDNKQYSKLLCGLLNKHLGISPDRIYINFFNMDASNVAWNNSTFG, encoded by the exons ATGCCGATGTTTGTTGTGAACACGAACGTAGCTAAATGTGAGGTACCGGCTACTCTGCTAACCGAAGCTACCGATCAGCTAGCTAAAGCTATGGGCAAACCAGCACAG TACATTGCCGTGCACATCAACCCGGATCAAATGATGATGTTTGGAGGAAAAGGGGACCCCTGTGCTCTGTGTTCCATCCACAGCATTGGAAAGATCAGCCCCTCTGACAACAAGCAGTACTCTAAACTGCTGTGTGGGTTGCTCAACAAACACCTGGGAATATCTCCTGACAG GATTTATATCAATTTTTTCAACATGGATGCCAGCAATGTGGCGTGGAACAACTCTACCTTTGGTTGA